A single region of the Salarchaeum japonicum genome encodes:
- a CDS encoding HhH-GPD family protein produces the protein MSEAEAADCLPEDVDAVRNALVTWYEDDHRDFPWRNTDDAYEILVSEVMSQQTQLERVREAFNEFLNKWPTVHDLAAASRGDVVAFWTGHSLGYNNRARYLHEAAEQVVADYDGRFPESPAELQELMGVGPYTANAVASFAFNNGNAVVDTNVKRVLYRAFSVPDDDAAFEDAAGFLMPDGESRVWNNAIMELGGVACEKVPSCDEAGCPWREHCDAYESGDFTAPDVPTQPSFEGSRRQKRGRVVAALSEYDELSLSQLGPKVRVDYGGDTGAEWLRGLLADLEDDGLVAVEERGGETVARLRD, from the coding sequence ATGAGTGAGGCCGAGGCCGCGGACTGCCTGCCCGAGGACGTGGACGCCGTCCGGAACGCCCTCGTCACCTGGTACGAGGACGACCACCGCGACTTCCCGTGGCGGAACACGGACGACGCCTACGAGATTCTGGTGTCTGAGGTGATGAGCCAGCAGACCCAGCTCGAACGCGTCCGCGAGGCCTTCAACGAATTCCTGAACAAGTGGCCGACCGTCCACGACCTCGCCGCCGCGAGCCGGGGGGACGTGGTGGCGTTCTGGACGGGGCACTCGCTCGGGTACAACAACCGCGCGCGCTACCTCCACGAGGCCGCCGAGCAGGTCGTCGCGGACTACGACGGCCGGTTCCCGGAGTCGCCCGCGGAACTCCAGGAGCTGATGGGGGTCGGGCCGTACACGGCGAACGCGGTCGCGTCGTTCGCGTTCAACAACGGGAACGCCGTCGTGGACACGAACGTCAAGCGCGTGCTCTACCGCGCCTTTTCGGTGCCGGACGACGACGCGGCGTTCGAGGACGCGGCGGGCTTCCTGATGCCCGACGGGGAGTCCCGCGTCTGGAACAACGCCATCATGGAACTCGGGGGCGTGGCGTGCGAGAAAGTCCCGTCCTGCGACGAGGCCGGGTGTCCGTGGCGCGAGCACTGCGACGCCTACGAGTCGGGCGATTTCACCGCGCCCGACGTGCCGACCCAGCCGAGCTTCGAGGGGAGTCGCCGGCAGAAGCGCGGCCGCGTCGTCGCCGCGCTCTCCGAGTACGACGAATTATCGCTCTCCCAGCTGGGGCCGAAGGTTCGCGTGGACTACGGCGGCGACACCGGCGCGGAGTGGCTGCGCGGCCTGCTCGCCGACCTCGAAGACGACGGCCTCGTCGC
- a CDS encoding amphi-Trp domain-containing protein, with amino-acid sequence MEEVLFESETEESRAAVADYLRSVADRLDDGAVTLRSGDEELTVNPPETVEFEVKVEREGAETSLELELEWAEDASGASGGGFEVA; translated from the coding sequence ATGGAAGAAGTGCTGTTCGAGAGCGAGACGGAGGAATCGCGCGCGGCGGTCGCGGACTACCTGCGGTCGGTCGCCGACCGACTCGACGACGGCGCGGTGACGCTCCGGTCGGGCGACGAGGAACTCACGGTGAATCCGCCGGAGACGGTGGAGTTCGAGGTGAAGGTCGAGCGCGAGGGCGCGGAGACGAGCCTCGAACTCGAACTGGAGTGGGCGGAGGACGCGAGCGGGGCGTCCGGCGGCGGGTTCGAAGTCGCGTGA
- a CDS encoding MgtC/SapB family protein gives MPLGVESIVASPPLDTSVARIAIAVALGLFLGLEREWSQKAAGIRTFALISVLGAIFALHDSARCAGDGVCVPVLVPVGGLFVTVLAGVLMYNGMASDEGLHLTTSVSLVVAYGVGVLAALGELLPATVVAVTSSLLLVLKRELHGFAWGLNREEMRSVTEFAILSFVVYPLLPAGTVPVALGPATVEIEPRVVWLMVVFVAGIGIANYVVVKTYGSKGIAVTGFFGGLASSTAVVGTMLDHVGERAEAAAYAVAGVLLANAAMALRNLLIVLVFTLGGRPLWPVVPPLAVVVLGSVAVAALTADWGESVPMDLDSPFSTRNALSFGAMFAVVLAAGGLAEAEFGALGFYATAVFSGLVSSAGATTSAVVLYRTGGLDSHTAVVAVFLATASSIGVKVALAATSTNRAFARRVAAWSVVLLVAGGLVAAVSTM, from the coding sequence GTGCCGCTCGGAGTCGAGTCCATCGTTGCGTCGCCGCCCCTCGACACCAGCGTCGCCCGTATCGCCATCGCGGTCGCGCTCGGGTTGTTCCTCGGGCTCGAACGCGAGTGGTCGCAGAAGGCCGCGGGCATCCGGACGTTCGCCCTCATCAGCGTGCTCGGCGCTATCTTCGCGCTCCACGATTCGGCGCGGTGTGCGGGCGACGGCGTCTGCGTGCCCGTGCTCGTCCCCGTCGGCGGCCTGTTCGTGACGGTGCTCGCGGGCGTCCTGATGTACAACGGGATGGCGTCCGACGAGGGCCTCCACCTGACGACATCGGTGAGTCTCGTCGTCGCGTACGGCGTCGGCGTGCTCGCGGCGCTCGGCGAACTCCTGCCGGCGACGGTGGTCGCGGTGACGAGCAGTCTCCTCCTCGTCCTGAAGCGCGAACTCCACGGGTTCGCGTGGGGGCTCAACCGCGAGGAGATGCGGTCGGTGACGGAGTTCGCCATCCTCTCCTTCGTCGTCTACCCGCTCCTCCCCGCGGGCACCGTTCCGGTCGCGCTCGGCCCCGCGACGGTCGAAATCGAACCCCGGGTCGTCTGGCTGATGGTCGTGTTCGTCGCGGGCATCGGCATCGCGAACTACGTCGTCGTGAAGACGTACGGCTCGAAGGGCATCGCCGTCACGGGCTTCTTCGGCGGCCTTGCGTCCTCCACGGCGGTCGTCGGGACGATGCTCGACCACGTCGGGGAGCGCGCGGAGGCCGCGGCGTACGCCGTCGCGGGCGTCCTTCTCGCGAACGCGGCGATGGCGCTCCGCAACCTCCTCATCGTGCTCGTGTTCACGCTCGGCGGCCGGCCGCTCTGGCCGGTCGTCCCGCCGCTCGCCGTCGTCGTCCTCGGGAGCGTCGCGGTCGCCGCGCTCACCGCCGACTGGGGCGAGAGCGTGCCGATGGACCTCGACAGCCCGTTCTCGACGCGGAACGCGCTCTCGTTCGGCGCGATGTTCGCCGTCGTGCTCGCGGCGGGCGGACTGGCGGAGGCGGAGTTCGGCGCGCTCGGGTTCTACGCGACCGCGGTCTTCTCGGGACTGGTGTCGAGCGCGGGCGCGACCACGTCCGCCGTCGTCCTCTACCGCACCGGCGGCCTCGACTCGCACACCGCGGTCGTCGCGGTGTTCCTCGCGACCGCGTCCAGCATCGGCGTGAAGGTCGCGCTCGCGGCGACGAGCACGAACCGCGCGTTCGCCCGCCGTGTCGCCGCGTGGAGCGTCGTCCTCCTCGTCGCCGGCGGCCTCGTCGCGGCCGTCTCCACGATGTAA
- a CDS encoding class-III pyridoxal-phosphate-dependent aminotransferase: MDRETAAPSVTEMPGERAKQWADHHGQHAAPSTYVYDFVWDTSEWAEGPFCTDVDGNVLLDFTSHVASAPLGYNNPKIMDELEDFGLVDPLKIAGQDFYVSNGGTPDDPEIPGPTQLLDRLTEATSHYDLDTAFLSNSGAEAVENAIKICYADGGHRAITTEGAFHGRTLGALSLNRSKSVQRRGYPEIPGVLSVPYCSCEGECTCGWKTDGPGGNALADRLHPTRGNIPAEEVSFLIIEPQQGEGGYRVPSDEFARDIADLKAQHGFKIISDEIQAGLGRTGEMWGIDHLPFDPDVITSAKGLRVGATVANEDLFPEEKGRLSSTWGAGDILASAQGVATLDAIQEHDLVRNARERGRQLTELVTDYDSEYVVDVRGRGLMFAIELDTKDRREALVKAALERGLLTLGCGYKALRLLPPLDVTAREIELGTSILFDALESPRVKQASPSLEHSEDAA, from the coding sequence ATGGACCGGGAGACAGCAGCGCCGAGCGTCACCGAGATGCCCGGCGAACGCGCGAAGCAGTGGGCCGACCACCACGGCCAGCACGCCGCCCCGAGCACGTACGTCTACGACTTCGTCTGGGACACCTCCGAGTGGGCGGAGGGCCCCTTCTGCACCGACGTGGACGGGAACGTCCTCCTCGACTTCACGAGCCACGTCGCGTCCGCCCCGCTCGGGTACAACAACCCGAAAATCATGGACGAACTGGAGGACTTCGGCCTCGTCGACCCCCTGAAAATCGCCGGCCAGGACTTCTACGTCTCGAACGGCGGCACGCCCGACGACCCCGAGATTCCGGGGCCGACACAGCTCCTCGACCGCCTCACGGAGGCGACGAGTCACTACGACCTCGACACCGCCTTCCTCTCGAACTCGGGCGCTGAAGCGGTCGAGAACGCCATCAAGATCTGTTACGCCGACGGCGGCCACCGCGCGATAACGACCGAGGGCGCGTTCCACGGCCGCACCCTCGGCGCGCTCAGCCTCAACCGCTCGAAGTCCGTCCAGCGCCGCGGCTACCCCGAGATTCCGGGCGTCCTCAGCGTCCCCTACTGCTCCTGCGAGGGCGAATGCACCTGTGGCTGGAAGACCGACGGCCCCGGCGGGAACGCCCTCGCCGACCGCCTCCACCCGACCCGCGGCAACATCCCCGCCGAGGAGGTCTCCTTCCTCATCATCGAACCCCAGCAGGGAGAGGGCGGCTACCGCGTCCCCAGCGACGAGTTCGCGCGGGACATCGCCGACCTCAAAGCACAACACGGGTTCAAGATAATCTCCGACGAGATTCAGGCCGGCCTCGGCCGCACGGGCGAGATGTGGGGTATCGACCACCTCCCCTTCGACCCCGACGTCATCACGTCCGCGAAGGGGCTCCGCGTCGGCGCGACCGTCGCCAACGAAGACTTGTTCCCCGAGGAGAAGGGCCGGCTGTCCTCGACGTGGGGCGCGGGCGACATCCTCGCGTCCGCCCAGGGCGTCGCCACCCTCGACGCGATTCAGGAGCACGACCTCGTCCGGAACGCCCGCGAGCGCGGCCGCCAGCTCACCGAACTCGTCACCGACTACGACTCCGAGTACGTCGTGGACGTGCGCGGCCGCGGCCTGATGTTCGCCATCGAACTCGACACCAAAGACCGCCGCGAAGCCCTCGTGAAAGCCGCGCTGGAGCGCGGCCTCCTCACGCTCGGCTGCGGGTACAAGGCGCTCCGCCTCCTCCCGCCGCTCGACGTGACCGCGCGCGAAATCGAACTCGGCACGAGCATCCTCTTCGACGCGCTCGAAAGCCCGCGCGTGAAACAGGCGAGCCCGAGCCTCGAACACTCCGAGGACGCGGCCTAA
- a CDS encoding SLC13 family permease, protein MIQMDIRSPRGRLATFLVAALLAVVVGFGPDLTGLSLKGQYALATLVFAAVLWVTGAIPLAVTALSIPVLLTAFGVYPDIDAALTGFADHLIFLFIAGFMLANALQKYDIDRRIALYIMARMGSTPRRLIGAIMIATALLSMWVSNTATTAMMTPIALGVLAQVVGRDEVQEQSDDAASFSNIQISTLLGTAYAASVGGVGTLIGTPPNAVVAAVLEQQLGYSISFAEWLIIGLPIVVITLPIVWYVLTFRLFPPEISDVSDAREQAREYLAEEGDLGPRARRVAYIFAATAGLWVLGGLSGPLHWLLETVLGLDLSSAFWTTLYGGSGETLLGVEGHQGLLYYVMVGLYAIPALVLADTVEWDDLEDIDWGTILLFGGGIALADAFAATGATRWIASGIFTNLTDAPVLAIVFAVVLLIIFLTEMTSNTATATIVVPVLVSLGSVLAGTLGVVPEAAAVFLAVSGAVAASFAFALPVATPPNAIVFGSGYIRQKHMMRAGVVLNVLMTLVLTALITALFYFVWPAILW, encoded by the coding sequence ATGATACAGATGGATATTCGGAGTCCTCGCGGCCGACTCGCCACGTTCCTCGTGGCTGCATTACTCGCCGTCGTCGTCGGGTTCGGCCCCGACCTCACCGGCCTCTCACTGAAGGGACAGTACGCGCTCGCCACCCTCGTCTTCGCCGCCGTGCTCTGGGTGACCGGCGCGATACCGCTCGCCGTCACCGCGCTCTCGATACCCGTCCTGCTCACCGCGTTCGGCGTCTACCCGGACATCGACGCCGCGCTCACCGGGTTCGCCGACCACCTCATCTTCCTCTTCATCGCGGGGTTCATGCTCGCGAACGCGCTCCAGAAGTACGACATCGACCGCCGCATCGCGCTCTACATCATGGCGCGCATGGGCTCGACGCCCCGGCGGCTCATCGGCGCGATAATGATCGCGACCGCTCTCCTCTCGATGTGGGTGTCCAACACCGCGACCACGGCGATGATGACGCCCATCGCGCTCGGCGTGCTCGCGCAGGTCGTCGGCCGCGACGAAGTCCAGGAGCAGAGCGACGACGCCGCGTCCTTCTCGAACATCCAGATTTCGACCCTGCTCGGCACCGCGTACGCCGCCTCAGTGGGTGGCGTCGGCACCCTCATCGGCACGCCGCCGAACGCCGTCGTCGCCGCCGTCCTCGAACAACAACTCGGCTACTCCATCAGCTTCGCGGAGTGGCTCATCATCGGCCTCCCCATCGTCGTCATCACGCTCCCCATCGTCTGGTACGTCCTCACGTTCCGGCTGTTCCCGCCCGAAATCAGTGACGTGAGCGACGCCCGCGAACAGGCCCGCGAGTACCTCGCGGAGGAGGGCGACCTCGGGCCGCGCGCCCGCCGCGTCGCCTACATCTTCGCCGCGACCGCGGGCCTCTGGGTTCTCGGCGGCCTCAGCGGCCCGCTCCACTGGCTCCTCGAAACCGTCCTCGGTCTCGACCTCTCCAGCGCGTTCTGGACGACGCTCTACGGCGGGTCCGGCGAAACCCTGCTCGGCGTCGAAGGCCACCAAGGCCTCCTCTACTACGTGATGGTCGGCCTCTACGCCATCCCCGCGCTCGTCCTCGCGGACACCGTCGAGTGGGACGACCTCGAAGACATCGACTGGGGAACCATCCTCCTGTTCGGCGGCGGTATCGCGCTCGCCGACGCGTTCGCCGCGACCGGCGCGACGCGCTGGATCGCGTCCGGCATCTTCACGAACCTCACGGACGCGCCCGTGCTCGCCATCGTGTTCGCGGTCGTCCTGCTCATCATCTTCCTCACGGAGATGACCTCGAACACCGCGACCGCGACCATCGTCGTGCCCGTGCTCGTCAGCCTCGGGAGCGTGCTCGCCGGCACGCTCGGCGTCGTCCCCGAAGCCGCCGCCGTCTTCCTCGCCGTCTCCGGCGCGGTCGCCGCGAGCTTCGCGTTCGCGCTCCCCGTCGCCACCCCGCCGAACGCCATCGTCTTCGGCAGCGGCTACATCCGGCAGAAACACATGATGCGCGCCGGCGTCGTCCTCAACGTCCTGATGACGCTCGTCCTGACGGCGCTCATCACCGCGCTCTTCTACTTCGTCTGGCCCGCCATCCTCTGGTAG
- a CDS encoding AI-2E family transporter: MEFDYDRARAGWWAAGSLLALALAFVVYRFLGTFVFGVFLYYATRPVYRRLKKRVRPPSLAAAISLLALALPALLLLAYTLAVGLQEFDKFLAARDIELTQLEAILQPYFDVSGIVQDPQSLLDDPNFVEAAQVFVSNASGYLGFIGNAALHLFVMITMAFYLLRDDHRLARWFRRRFSDADGVVEAYFARVDHDFSNIFFGNILNAVFTGIIGGISYSALDYVAPTGLGIPYPVLLGVLTGVASLIPVVGIKLVYIPLLAYLAGIAVSTSTALLWFPLLFFVVSFLIVDVIPDLVLRPYVSGRGLHLGMVMLAYIFGPLLWGWYGIFLGPMLLVLLVHFVKLVLPELIAGRPIESEAIGGLLADDTDQEPADDVAGDDTEPTADADAETDGDAERTASADGETGAGEESDE, from the coding sequence ATGGAGTTCGACTACGACCGGGCGCGCGCCGGCTGGTGGGCCGCCGGCTCCCTCCTCGCGCTCGCGCTCGCGTTCGTCGTCTACCGCTTCCTCGGAACATTCGTCTTCGGCGTCTTCCTCTACTACGCCACCCGGCCCGTCTACCGCCGGCTGAAGAAGCGCGTCCGGCCGCCGAGTCTCGCCGCCGCCATCAGCCTGCTCGCGCTCGCGCTCCCCGCGCTCCTCCTGCTCGCGTACACGCTCGCCGTCGGCCTCCAGGAGTTCGATAAGTTCCTCGCCGCGCGCGACATCGAACTCACCCAGTTGGAGGCCATCCTCCAGCCCTACTTCGACGTCTCCGGCATCGTCCAAGACCCCCAGTCGCTGCTCGACGACCCGAACTTCGTGGAGGCCGCGCAGGTGTTCGTCTCGAACGCGTCCGGCTACCTCGGATTCATCGGGAACGCCGCGCTCCACCTGTTCGTGATGATAACGATGGCGTTCTACCTCCTGCGCGACGACCACCGGCTCGCCCGGTGGTTCCGCCGCCGGTTCTCCGACGCGGACGGCGTCGTCGAGGCGTACTTCGCGCGCGTCGACCACGACTTCTCGAACATCTTCTTCGGGAACATCCTCAACGCCGTCTTCACGGGCATCATCGGCGGCATCTCGTACAGCGCGCTCGACTACGTCGCGCCCACCGGCCTCGGCATCCCCTACCCCGTCCTGCTCGGCGTGCTCACCGGCGTCGCCAGCCTCATCCCCGTCGTCGGCATCAAACTCGTCTACATCCCCCTGCTCGCCTACCTCGCCGGCATCGCCGTCTCCACCAGCACCGCCCTCCTCTGGTTCCCCCTGCTCTTCTTCGTCGTCTCCTTCCTCATCGTGGACGTCATCCCCGACCTCGTCCTCCGCCCGTACGTCTCCGGGCGCGGCCTCCACCTCGGGATGGTGATGCTCGCGTACATCTTCGGCCCGCTCCTCTGGGGCTGGTACGGCATCTTCCTCGGCCCGATGCTCCTCGTGCTCCTCGTGCACTTCGTGAAACTCGTCCTCCCCGAACTCATCGCCGGCCGCCCGATAGAGTCCGAAGCAATCGGCGGCCTCCTCGCCGACGACACCGACCAGGAACCCGCGGACGACGTGGCGGGCGACGACACCGAACCGACCGCCGACGCGGACGCCGAGACGGACGGGGACGCCGAGCGGACGGCGTCGGCGGACGGCGAAACGGGAGCGGGCGAGGAGTCCGACGAGTAG
- a CDS encoding CBS domain-containing protein, with translation MEDIFVGRLMSAPIQTVTPDTPVEEAASVMRDNEISSVVVVDEENGLVGILTATDFVAIAADGAITRDDPVSKYMSTDLVTVTADEPIVDVAETLIDHGIHHIPVVDDTAGVIGMISTTDITAYLSTAA, from the coding sequence ATGGAAGACATTTTCGTCGGTCGATTGATGTCCGCGCCGATTCAGACCGTCACGCCCGACACGCCCGTCGAGGAGGCCGCGTCCGTGATGCGGGACAACGAGATCAGTTCCGTCGTCGTCGTGGACGAGGAGAACGGACTCGTCGGCATCCTCACGGCCACGGACTTCGTCGCCATCGCCGCCGACGGCGCGATTACGCGCGACGACCCCGTCTCGAAGTACATGAGCACCGACCTCGTCACCGTCACCGCGGACGAACCCATCGTGGACGTCGCGGAAACCCTCATCGACCACGGCATCCACCACATCCCCGTCGTGGACGACACCGCGGGCGTCATCGGCATGATATCCACGACGGACATCACCGCCTACCTCTCCACTGCCGCGTAA
- a CDS encoding DUF1028 domain-containing protein: protein MIFSIVARDPGTGAVGVAVWHGLSRLDRK from the coding sequence GTGATTTTCAGTATCGTCGCGCGCGACCCGGGGACGGGCGCGGTCGGTGTCGCGGTCTGGCACGGCCTGAGCCGGCTCGACCGAAAGTAG